DNA sequence from the Penicillium psychrofluorescens genome assembly, chromosome: 3 genome:
cagcagcagatgtGGGGTCAACCGCCACCGCAACCAAACCAGATGCCTCAATATAGCCCGCACGGTCAGCAAATGCCAATCGCTCCGCAACAGGGGGCCTCACCccttcaccatggccaacagcCTCATCACCCTTCTCAGTCACCTCGCAACCAACAACGGCCGTCAGTGCCACAAATGCCACAGCAATATCAGATGCATCACCCGCAAGCCGCGCAAGGGCAGGCCATGGGCAACATGGGATTCCCCGGCGGCCAGCAAGCAGGCTACAATCCCGCTATGGCGCGAGCAATGTATCAAGCATCTCAAGGCCAGGGAGGGCAGCAGCAAGCCTTCATGGCCGGAAACCCGCAGCAGGCGAACTAtgcgatggggatggggggtggtggcatgCCTGCTGGGTGGCCCGCTGGGTCCCCAGGTCAGATGCCGCAGCAGCCTGGCCAACCTCAGCAGGGTCAGTCAGGAAGCCCGTTAGGTGGATGGTCAGGCTACTAGATCGCGGTCGGCGTTGTCTAGATTGGGCGTTTACGGACTTTGCAAGCATCATCAAAGATGATATTGTCCCAATTTTTGCTATgtgctctttttctttcttctttacTTTGGTCTCTgttctctcctcttccaaaCTGCATTACTTCGTGTCCGCCTGTGTTGATCGTCCTCGGTGTGAAGGAATCTTCGGTTAATGTTAATCTGGGCTAGCCTTCCTATACCCTTTGCTGTTCCCTGGCTGCGTTCCGGTCTTAACTGgtacctttttttttggttctaTTTTCTTCCGCGGCGTTGTTTCTTACTACTTGGAGTTGAAATGCTTGCCATTACCATCTGGACAGAGTGTTACAGGAACTATGACTATGTACGCTGTTACTTGCTACTTTCTTGCCATACAGGTCGATAGAGGGGATGGTTGGGGCCTGAGAGAAACTTCTCCATTTCCGCAGTTCCTCTCGACCTTTGTTATTTTTTCTATTACTAcatctcttttctctcctctgTACGGTGCTTTTCTTGTCCCTTGTGTTACCGTtagtcttttttttttctccctcgtGAGAATCGGATACCCCGgctctcttcttgctcttcttctgtctaTATCTTATCTCTTGTTCTGCAGTGTCTCTGGTTGAAACGCGCAAGATTCACTCCTCTTTTGCCTATGCTGTGCAACTGCGTGTGTGTGCTTCCAGGTAGCTTCAGATTGACAGTGATGCATACCTTTTGCTCCATTTGATCGTGGGTATGATGACTTTGCCATATATTTACACGGTATTTCAAGGCGATGCGAATAGGAATAACCGAATAGGAATAACCGAATATTTATATCCTTTTCTGGTCAGTAGCATTGTGCTTAGCGTAAGGAAACCCAGCGAGGGGGGATaaaaaagaggaaatggTTCCAATTCATAGAATGAAATGGCAAAATAGTACGTCCCCGGGAAGGCTCGAACTTCCAACCTCCTGATTAACAGTCAGACGCGCTAACCAATTGCGCCACGGAGACGACCACTGACGAATTATTGTCCTATAGTAATCTACCAAGCAAAATTGAGCTTATAATGCATATGAACACTTGAGATGAACTGTTTTATAACAGTTAGACTTGGGGGGTAGGGATCTCCTTCAGTAGTACCATAGATCATGCACCCATAGGCTTATGAGGCTATTGCTCTAGCTTTTGTAGAAGTTTGCCGGGAGCTTTTGCAGTGGTGGTTGcaagatatatattttgcCCAATACTGCATCATCTGCGTTTCCAGTTGGCATAGGTCGTCGAGAATATCAACGATGCTGGCCTCCGGCAGCAGGCGGCAATCTGGGACAACGACCGCCCATCCGCGGTCGAGTAATAGATTcactggtggtggaggggttCAAGCCATAGAAGATTATTTATATAGCTTGGCTGGTAAGGTGCCCTAGGCCGGGCTTAGAGATTAATCTTGGCCTTTGAGGGCCAACTAGGTCTTGCATGGACGCGGGGGAGGATCCCGAATATCTGTATCAAACAACACTCATTTATAACGTCACCACGCAAACCACGCAAAAAGACCTTTCAGCTGCGGCTGATGCGACATTCTGCCCCACCCACCACAGAAAAAATATAGACTTTCTTATCTCGCACTTCCCCCCAGGCTGGGAGCGAGAAACATTTCCGCCTTCTGCCTTGCTCAGACCGAGTGAGCAAAGGGTGAGCGGACCCAACGTCAGACATTATCCAGTAGATAAAGCTTTCGATCCGACCATAACATACAGCTTTACCAAACATCAAACAAAATGGAAGAGTCTGTGGAGGAATCTCTTCGTCAAATCAAAACGGGCTATTGGCCTGTTCTACCGTGTCAGGAAGAGAGCCCTTATATTCGGACACTCATCAGCAAACTCCATCTCCTGCCTCATCCCGAAGGCGGCTACTACGCCGAGACAGATCGTTCTCTACAACGAGTTCCCAATCCTTTCCGAGAATCAGCAGATGATAAGGACACCACTCGCTCGGCAAGCACCGTGATTTATTATCTCCTCACGCCCGTGACACCGCTGGGCGTCTTCCACCGGAACCGCGGCCGGACCGTCCATACCTGGCATCACGGACATGGGCGATACGTGATAATCCATGCAGACGAAGTCGAAGAGAGTGGAGCTGCAACAACCAAGGCGCGCATTGAAACCTTTGAGGTTGGGCCTGATATCGCTCGAGGTCAGCGTATGCAGTGGATTGTCGAGGGGGGGAAATATAAGGCGAGCTTCTTGTTAGATTCGCCAGAGGAGGATGGTAACCATGCGAGCGCGGGTTCGAATGGGCTGCTGATTAGTGAGGTGAGTATACTGTTTACCTCGATAGGCCGATGTATACTGATCGATATCAAGGTGGTAATCCCCGGATTCGAATTCGCGGACCATGACTTTCTGCgcagagagaagatggagcgTCTCCTGACGCCAGAGCAGGTCGAGCAGCTCAGTTGGATGCTCCGGAAGATCTGATGAGCATCCACAAGTAGTAAAAAGATGATAACAATCAAGGTGATTTTGCGTCTATGTTCCAGATCCTCTACGTAATCAATAATGTACAATGGATATCTGGTGTGCAACTAATAGAAGGCTGGCATTAAAACAGCAGACCCAATTCGTCAGCAATGTGACGGATAAGGCTCACCAAGCTCGAATCCGTTCGCGCACAACACAAATGTTGCAAGCATTCCTTACTATGATGTCCTTTTCTAATCACTCTCGGTAAAATTTAAATTCTTGTAACCTAAGTTTCCCTTGTGATTCCTGCTGAAGCTGGTGACTCTAACGACTGGTTCAGCCGAATGTCATTGTTCGGTTCTAGTGGGTCTATTCGCTGGTGCTGACGCTGCGGGCAACGTGTTGAAGGATCCGTGTTTTTCGCTAGTAGCGGGCCAAATTATATGACTCAAGGCTTGTTGATTACTCTCGCTCCAAAACCACCGTATCCTTCTTTTGTCCTACCGCGATAAAACATCGAAAACCTACACCGGATCACGTCTATTGGGTTTCTTCAATTGCAAACCATGTCCCAATCATCGTTCAagacggcggagaagacgTTCAGCTCTTACAATGAAGAGCAAGGAAAAGCTTACGCGGCAGGTCGCCCAGACTATCACCCTACCCTGTACCAGTTTATTCTTGATCAACACACGTCTACTAATGGGCAGCTGGGCACCTTAGTGGATGTTGGGTCGGGTCCTGGCAATGTTGCTCGCACACTTGGCTCCCATTTCGCTCACGTTCTCGGTCTTGACCCGTCTGAAGGCATGGTCAACACAGCCCGCTCTTTGGGAGGTACATCGTCCACGTCCGAGCCGATCCACTTTGAGGTCTCGACCGCTGAAGAGCTCGGAACAAACCTCTCGTCGCCAGTACAGGATGCCAGCGTCGACCTGATCACTGCCGGCAATGCCGCTCACTGGTTTGACATGTCTCATTTCTGGCCGGCCGCTGCCCGCGTGCTCAAACCTGGCGGCAGCGTTATTTTGTGGACCAGCGGCGGGTCAAaaatccatccatcaattCCGAATGCCAGTGCTATCCAAGACGAGATGGATCggattgaggaggagcaaCTAAAACCCTTTTTCGAACCGGGAAATTTCCTCACTCGCAATCGCTATGTTGACCTCCCGCTTCCTTGGAACTTAGAGACTCCGATACCCGAATTCGACGAGGGTGCTTCTTCGCGGAACGAGTGGGACGTCAATCAGGATTTTTATGCTATTAATCCACTGGTGGGCTTGGAcgtcttcgagaagatgattGCGACCACAAGTCCAGTGCAGCGATGGCGCGAGGCCCACCCGGAAACGATTGGCACTGAACATGACATTATCAATATTTATCGCCAAATGATTGAACGACTACTACACGAGGCAGGGGTGGAAAAGGGACAGGAGAAACTGAAAGGAGCCACGCGTGGAGCCGTACTTGTTGTTAAGAAAAAGATGTAAATCGCAGACAGTCTCATAACTTCCAAGTTGATCAGTGAAGCTAGATCATTACGTGAGGAAGTACAAATTCCATTCGCAAAATCGGTTTCGACTATTTAGCCAGTGCTTAAGTTACTGCTTCAAAAGTTGCGCCGCAAAATCGCAGACACGTTTGCCCAGGAGCATTGCCCATGCCAAAAAAAGATTGATTGGGTTATACAGATCGGATAATATCTGGCGCCCCGTGACATATCATGCAAGCAGAATGTGAATGCATACACCGAGATATGTACAATGCAATCATGCAGTTGTGAACACAAAAAGTGATGATATTAAATACATTTCAACCTCCTAGTGTCAGTGATCCTATGGCACTACAGCAGCATCGAGCTGTGTGTCAACCAAGTCGAACCATTTGCCTCTGAATCCAGACTCCCTGGATGCTCTGACCTGCTTGACAAATCCTTGGAGCTTTGCTGCACAAATACTCTGAACGGTATAGGACGATAATTTTTCCAGGATTTCCTCCCCTGGGCCTTCGATCTCCAACATCGCCACTAGCAAAGGGAATACCACAGGCAAAGCTGCCGCGTCCTTGGCGGCTGATTGCGCAAAATACAATAGCTCAGAGATGATGCTATTTGCTAGATCCGTTGCAGGACCATCTTCGATTCCAAATGGATATCGCAGGCGGTGGATGATCAATAGAGCCGCAAGACAGTAAACCTTTGCTTGGGTCACCATGACCAGGAGTTCATATTTCCCGTATTCGGTGAATAAACGAGGAGGGATTTCTGGCTTCCATTCCCTGATTGCTTTCTCTATATCAGCAAACGAGTCCTGGACCCCTGGGTGAGGTGAGGATGTTTTGTCAAAGCCAGCTTTCTTCAGAGCATTGCTGCGCTCACAGAGATCATATAGATGAGGTAGGAGGGTGGAACAGAGGCCCACATAGCGATCGACAACGACACGGTCTGAAATCACGAGTCGGACGATGGGGACTTCACGGCGCACCAAACACTCGACTGTATCTACCAGAATCGGGGTGATGATCACAGTGTCCATGACAGGAAGCCGGATCAATCTCGGATACCATTGCTTGGTCGTGATGAGCGAGCTCCGCATGATAGAATGGGCTGTAGTGGAAGTGGCTGCCGTGAGTACGTTGAATACATACATGGCTTGGCCAAGGAATAGGACGCAGGCCGCATCATATTCATGCCTGATGTGCACGTTCTGCAAGCGTTGCAGGCCCTTTGACGCTTTATACAAGTCAGGCTCGCCTCGGCGTAAGACAAGCGAATTTTGGTAGCCCGTCATCACCCCCAGGAATGCCAAGTATCCTTCAGTCATGATCGGAGCTGACAAGCGTAGAGCTGCATAGGCGGCTCTTCGGAAGTCACGGGTGAAACTGTTTCCCATCATAAACGGCATATGTATTGCGGTGAACTGCTCCACATCCTCCACTGTGCGCAGTGCATCCGAAGTAGTTCGGAGACTGGTCGGGGCGGCAAGCAACCGCTCTGGCATCACTACCGGAACATTTCCACTACCTTCCTTGCGTTTCCGAATTTCTCTCATCTCGGACGGCGAGGCCGGCTTGGAGCGCGGACTGGGTGCGCGAGTCGAGGGAGGGCAGGTGTTTGCGTCGGCTGGGCTGCATGGTTGTGGCTCGATGCTCCAAATCTGCATTTTTCCATGTGGAAAGGGTTTCGCAGACGGCCGGCGGCCTACGCGCCTATTTCCCCGGGACGTCGTGCACCCGATTTTCAGACGACGGCATCTGCAGCATGTCTGTTGGTCGCCTGTAAAGGAGCACTTCTCTTTGCTCCAATGGCAGTGGTCGCAGGCCCTCAGAACCATGTTCTCAAACGAGCAGAGGTGGATATAAGCATGAGTTAAAGAAGGCGTGGTCAAGTGTCTGCCATCGATCGCCGCGTGTTTACCCCGCATTCCCACCTTGTGTGATCTCAAGCTTGCATGACTAGAAAGTGAAAACGAGATATGAGAATAGATTCTGATATGGCCTAGGAATATGGTAATATTGGTGCAATCTAGTCAGCGTTAACTGTCTGACGTTTTCCCATCGGTCTTGGATCAGAAATGTGTACACCGGATAATTGCCCTGGCCAGAAATCGTGATTGAATAAGCACGGAGGGATGATACCCCAAGTTGAAAATTTTCTGCTCTCGAGTATCCGTGTTGTATGTTGTAGGCGTAGGACCCTGTAGATCTCTGGCCGAGTGAATAACAATGTATCTCGCTTTTCGGGTCTTGAGGCAGTTACTTCCCCCGCCTTAGTAGGGACCACCCAGTTCACCACAGCAGCTAAGCCGATGGGTCTGTGCGGGctttgttggtggaggtCCCCGGCCTTCCGCCGATCGTGGCGTGGTGAATGTGGTAAGAACTCCCCGGCCCTCCAATCATCTCAAAAGACCGAGCGGTCGTCTGCTTCTAACCGGATATAGCAAAAAGTGTCCGTATTAGACAACGTCGATTTTCAGGATACTCACTTAGGTAGCTTTTCAACTGGTGGTCTTAGCGTCCATCGGGACTCACCGTGTATCTCGTGTGTACGTGATTTCAGAGTTCATAGGGTTGGTATAGATCGCCACGTAGAAATGGGCGCAGAGCCCTACGGTATTGTCATATTCGTATCCCCATGCCTATGACGGATGAGAACACTTAACTCGGTATGGTGCGGCTGCCCCAGACCGCATTTAATGCCCTCGTTTCGACTCCCTAATCCCATTCTCTGTTTCGATTTCTAACCAGATCTGCAACTCGCTCGTATGTCAGCAGAAAGGACTAACAACACAACATTAGTTCGTCCTTGAACTTCAATCTTACCCGGTTTCTATATCTCGCACAGCTTTCAAGTCACTCTTTTGCTTGACCTAAGCCGTTGGGAAAATCGGGAAATATGCCGGCGACCACGAAACCGCCGAAATCTTTCAAAAAGCGAGCTCGGAGGGCATGCGACTTATGTAAAGTCGCAAAAGTTCGCTGTAATGCCCTTGAAGGAACTCCATGCGGTAACTGTGCGTGGAGAGGTGTCAAATGCGTCGTTGATGACAGAAATCGAAGAAGGTAAGATCCCATTACTGAAAGATGGCTGCCATCTCACGGGACCGCGTGTCTTCAAGCCACTTCCTTTTCCAGACCCATATGTCTAACTCGCAGTAGATATAGACTGCCAACAAAGCCCAAGGTGTCCAAGGCGCTTCCAAAGGAGTCTTGCGTAGAGTCGTCTCCTGAACGTGTCATAAGCATTCAACCATTGGAGACCATGTCTCAGTGCCTGAATACCAGTGAAAACCCTGCAATTTTTGGAAGTGGCACTGATCCTGACTTGCTATCTGAGCGGAGTGAAGCCAGTTTTACTCCGACTTGTGAGTTCTACCAAGCGCCTCAGTAGTGAATCGCCATGATCTTGAGCATAATATCTAATAAGATTTTGTTGTCTTGGAGCAGATCTGCGATCAATTTCCCCCGATATGCTCCTATTTCACGATTCTTTTGGAGAACATTTTTGGCACACGTTCACCAACCTGAGTACTCCAGAaccctcctcttctgagAGGTCAGATTTGGTGGCCGCCTTGCCAGGATTTATCAAGCCTCTTCCCCCCGCGCTCAGTCCAGCAAGTGTTGAGAGCCTCCAGGCACATGGAGTTTTAACACTTCCAAGTATCCCTCTTCAGAACGCTCTTTTGTGGAAGTTCACTGAATGTGTTCTCCCTTGCATGCCGGTCATCGAATGGCATAGTTTGGTCAATATCATcaatggcggtgatggcaGCAAAGGACATATCAGCTTGCTCCTCTACCATGCTGTGATGTTTTCTGCAACCTCTTTCGTGGAATTTGAGCACATTCTCGAAGCTGGTTACTCAAGCAGAGGAGAATTCCATGAAATCGCCTTCCGGAAAACCAAGGTCCGTCACCAACAACATATCGCATTATGCAAGCTGACCATTATATAGCTTCTCTACGAATCGGATTACGAGTCTGATGAACTTACTGTTATCCAAGCACTTCTTCTCATGACTTACCGGTCTGAAACAGCAGGTGAGAATGAAATCAAGCAATGGCTTGACCTCGCAATCTCCAGGGCACAATCAATTAGCCTTTTCCAAGATCAACCAGGCACCCAAAATTCCTTATACTGTTCAAggatgtggaagaggatTGGCTGGGCATGTTACATGACAGATTGCCAGATTTCGCTCAGATTGAGATGTCGGCCAAGCATCAAAAATGAGAATTTCTATCACCCTATGTTAACAGCAGACGATTTTGAGATTTACAACCTCTCTGCAGAAGATAGATGCCTATTTACTGAGCACACCTTGATGCAGGACATCAAAAGCCAGAGAGATCTGGCCCTAATATGTGTCTCACACGCTCGGCTGTGTGTATGCATCAGCGAGGTCCTGGAAATCCAGGGTAAAAATGGCCAGTTGCACTCGTCCATCGCAGCTACCACAACAGCTGTCAACAGAAGGGATAGTTCTGTTGATATGGCCAGGGCTATTACGTCTCACAGGGCGCTGACAGACTGGAGGAACTCCCTGCCTCCATCCTGCCAGTACCAACCCTTGGATTCGGGAGACATCAATGACGGAGATTCTATACTTTTCGTACAACGCAGCCTTCTACACATGGTCTATTACACCACAGTTGCGGTTCTGCATCAATCTCAAATATTCCCATCGTCGAACATTTTCGTCCACGACGCTGCTCACCAAATCACCCGGATCGCATCAGAACTGCACAAGAGGACACTGCACAACTGTCTATCCGTCTCTGGAATGACAGCCATCCTAGTAGCCATGATCATCCATATTTCCGAGATGAGAGCGCCGCCGTCTCtgggaagagaggaagcCATGGAGGACTTCCAATCATgtatggtggtgatggctaGCCTACAAGATGTGCATTCAGAAGCGAACGTTGTCACAGACTGGATGTTCAGAGCAATGGCGAATGTGGTATTGGATGGAGGTTCAAATTGTGACAGTCAAGGTCATGAATCTTCTCTGTCTGGTGACCTCACTGTCAGCCCCCTGTTCTTGCATTCCAGTGTCTTTGTCAATTAGCATCCGTCCCACATCTAAACTGATGAGGCGAATATGGGTAGTCGAGCACAGCACAGAAGAAGCTCAGAAGATTGGGACCTACACTTCAGAATTTAAAAGAAAAATTAAGGAGGGATGACCGAGCTAGATTGGATGTTGCGTTGACGATGAAGCGATTTTGAAAACATCTCTTATACTAGCCCTCTTCATACTAAACTGCTTGATATGTTTACGCCTGGCTCAGTCATTGAAATCCCATTTTATTTTTTACCTTTTGATAATTAGATATGGGAGACATTTAATTAGCTACAGGTTAAGAACCAGCTATTGAAAAGTAGAGAAAGTGACCTGGACTAAGTGGTAAAATTCCTAGTCTAAAATCGAAGAACAATGAAGATGTTTCTGCTTACACTACTAAAGAATGCAGAGTAAGAGTAGCGCCAACGTCGGTTGTAGCATTGTCACGAGCATCAAATATGCACAACTAGATTGTGTATAGGAGGGGCAAAAACAGCTAGAATCATCACAAATTAACACGTCATTTGGCGGATGGTAAGGATATCTAGATTTCAACAAAGTTAAGAGCCTTTGACAGGTGTCATAGCGACCTTTGTGCCGTTAAAACTTGCCATTGTCAAAGTCAATGCTTCCTCAAATGACTTCGAGTCCCGGTTCTCGATTGTCTCAAAGTGTTGCATTAGTCTGACTGTAGTGTATCCAGCCTCGGTCAGGGCGAACTGTTGCCCAATGCAGATGCGAGGACCTCCATTGAAAGGGATGTACCCCCAGCCAGGTTTCAGCTTCTCCCACCTCTCCGGTCGATACACATCTGCATCGGGACCGAAGAGTTCAGGGAGCCGGTGCATCGTGTATACACTGTACATCACCTCGTGGCCTTTGCGGACGTAGACAGGGGATTTTCCATCagggccaccgccgacgggGAGGTAGGTATCTttgttggccatgcgcaCATTCATAGGGACAACAGGGTAGAGGCGTAGAGCTTTACAACATATTAGTCTCTTATGTTTCATTCAGGGTGTCCTAGTGCTTACTCTCGTTTAGAACCCATGTCAGGTAGGTCATTGATTTCAGATCTTCGAACGATGGTTTCCGGCCACCCAGGGTCAATATTTCTTCTCGAAGCTTTTTCCAGATCTCAGGTCGTCTAGCCATCGTGAAGAAGGTAATGCTCAACAAGCTGGCCGTTGTGTCGCGACCAGCTAGCAGGATATTCAATAGCTGGTCTGTGAGTTCTGTTTTATCGAGAGTCCGCTTAGACAGCTCGTACAAAAACACGTATTGCTGCTCGTTGAGCTTACGAGCATCCTCTGGAACCTTTTCACCACTATCCAGTGCCTTTCGATAGTTGATCGCATTCTGCACAAACCTATCGACATAGGCGCGTGCGTCGACTACTGCCTTAGAGAATTTCTGGTCTCGGTGGAAGAGCATGAGAGGACCAAGTCGAGAGCGGAGGGCTAATCCTTCTTGAGCAGTGTTGAAGTCTGTGGCgaaagatgaagacgaggtgGAAGTCCCATCGTTGAGCGAGTGGACCGATTCTCCGAACAAGAATTCCGTGGCCGAATCAAGGGTCTTGCCATAGGTCAGTTAGATAcgagagaaaagaagggtTGGCGGAGGCACCATGCGGAAAAAGAGATCCTGCAAATCGAATGTGGATCCGTCGTGAGGTATCCGTTTCAAGAGAGCAGCGACGTGTGTCTCGTAGACATTGATGTCGGTGATCTGGTTGCGAGTAAAGTTTGGACGGAGGAGGCCTCGAGAATGCTCCCATTTACTGCCATCCGTTGAGAAAATACCGGCTCCAAGAAGAGGGCGCAGTGCCCTGTTTCGGTATTCGCCCAGTTCAAAGTCTTTAAATTTGAGCGCTAAAACTGTCTGGACGTTCTTCGGCTCAACTGTGAAGATGATGGTTCGCGCGATCATCTTCGCCTTAAATGTGGTTCCGAACTCTTGATGCCAGCTACGAACAAGCTCGAGAAAGCGATTATTGCGAGCTGCGGCAAGCATCTCTGTGATCATACCGATGCCTAATGGACCGCGAACGACAGTGTGTAATGGCAGTTTGCAGCCATTATTGCGAGCGTACTTCCACTCTGCATGATTGTCAGCTCTGTTTTGGTTGAAACTCTTAGCTGAATATAGTACCATACCTTGAAAATATTGCAAAGCCTTCAGGAGAGCGAAGATGATAGCGgcagctccagcagccaGGGTAACATAGGGCGTCGCGGAGGCATCAAGATAAGCCAGTGCCATGGTTGCGAGTTTCTTGTCACAGAATCTTATACACTGTGATATGGATAACAGACAGAGTCAAATACAATCGCAGGAGGTATCTTTGTATTTAAGCTCGTTCGCATTTGCCTGGTGCTAGTTTACCTCGGCGGTAGAGCCCCTCGTCTCCACAGCGTTCTGGGGAAAAGCAGACGAGACTCGACGTAGGCATCTTGGAATTTCCGACCTTATGAACCTAAAGGTGCTTCTTGGGGCAATCAGCAGCCGCATGGTAGATGGACTGCATTGAAATCTAGCGGGGTTTCGGGCCTCCGGCGTCTTATATCCATTTTGGGTATAGATCTAGAAAAGCCCGCGGGATTACACAAAGATCGGCATCTGAATATATCGCACCTCTTACGTAGCCTTGACATCAAAAATGGGGTCTTCGCAATAGTCCACTCTACCGGGTGTGCCAAGGGGAATGACAGAATAGATTAGAGGAAGCATCAGAATCTAGCGAGAGGCTTCTCCCTCGCATGTTCCATCGGACTTGGAGATTCCAGAATTATGCGACAGGATTCAGCCTAGACCAGTTAAAAATCTCTTCTACGAGAAATCTTTGTATTGCAAATCCCAAATCGGACGTTTACATTCAATAACTGACATTGAAATGTGGCAAGGCTTAGACAGGTAATGGTGATGAGTCGGATGCTGCAGGAATCCCGCGGGTTAGGGCAAATTCACTTTCAACAAATGAATCGAAATGGGAAACGGAGGTTTATTTGAAGCGTAAGACAGAGTTGATTCTCATACCCCATGGATTACCGAAAACTACACATAAATTCGCAAGAATAGAAAACAGTTAGGAATCAGAGTAAAAAGAATCACAAACAAAACGACTACCATTGCCCACCTTCACGCAGCCACTGCCGCAAACCGCGTGTCATCCACATGCTCCACCATCACCTTCGGTTCATTGCTGGGCTGGATTGGGGCTTCCTCCGGCTGGGTTTCCGCGTCCGGGTAGAAGTCAACCTTTCCTCGTCCTTTGATCACCCCAGTTCGATCGAGGATGGTACGAGCGCGGACATAGGGGTCAAGTGTCCAATAGTTGTCGCGCAGTCGCGCGATAACCTCACTTCGATGGCTATCCAAAGAATTAGCTTGAGGATCTAAGATCCACTCAGAGGTGAGACTGAAGAGATCATCGCCAAGCTTCTTCCGATCCGCAAGAATAGCGTTTCGTGTCTCAGTATCATGTAGCTTGTCATTTTCATGCGGCCTGGGCTCAATGTAGTCATATTCCCAgtcctcatcaccaccaagtTCCTTGATAATGTGCTCTCTTGGAATCAGTTGCTCCAGACCCTTAGCACCGCTGAGAAAGTGGACCTTGGCAGCAACAACCGGATCCAGGATGGTACGAATGATTTTCCAGAATCCTGTATTGAGCGCGATAGAGTTAGTTCTAACACAAGGATCACAGCGACACAGGTATCGGAATCGGATAGTAGACAAACCTGAGAAGATCCATGGCGCGTTGTAGAAAATCAGTGCACCCAATGATTCAGGATAGTTCTCTTGGAAATTTTCGATGATGAATTTGATGGGAGGAAAGTCCTGTAAGTCACAGGTCAGTCGTGGGATCTCATAAGACAAATTGAGGAGTTCGACTCACCCAATTCGAGAGAGTGAACGACGTCAAATCAAAGACAATAGTCTAGGTACCCACGAATTAGCTCTTCTGAACATTTGGATCCTACTAAGAGGACAAATTTTGATCGTATGGGGCAAATGCCGGAGTGGACTAACTATTGTTTCCACCGGAGGAACCAGCATGATGCGGACGGTTTCAATGCAATGGACGACGTAGTCGTTCAAAGCCTTTGTTGTCTGCTCATGTGGGTTGTGCAGTCGCACCCGTATAACACAAATGGG
Encoded proteins:
- a CDS encoding uncharacterized protein (ID:PFLUO_005284-T1.cds;~source:funannotate), translated to MADTREIPSGSLGNLSALQKEKLQEFWKVLLQSWDTSAGSADDAAKSSVASAGTAKSHRRFFSLGRSQSAAEDETSAIPPKMFSTLKSLGAGSNEFKAIQSLLTKLHGDKLSAAYLKMLKQDHPDALLLRYLRAEKWNVPKAWIKFVKTLNWRVNEFHVDEEVLQKGEEYALGQSRKVEDSVEKKDGESFVLQLRTGKGHFHGVDKFGRPICVIRVRLHNPHEQTTKALNDYVVHCIETVRIMLVPPVETITIVFDLTSFTLSNWDFPPIKFIIENFQENYPESLGALIFYNAPWIFSGFWKIIRTILDPVVAAKVHFLSGAKGLEQLIPREHIIKELGGDEDWEYDYIEPRPHENDKLHDTETRNAILADRKKLGDDLFSLTSEWILDPQANSLDSHRSEVIARLRDNYWTLDPYVRARTILDRTGVIKGRGKVDFYPDAETQPEEAPIQPSNEPKVMVEHVDDTRFAAVAA